In Flavobacterium luteolum, the DNA window GCGACTTTAAAAGGAAATTCGACTGTTCGTGTTCAAAGTATTTTATCTCATTTAGCAACAAGTGATGATCCGAAGCATTTTGATTTTGTGCGACAGCAGATTGCCTTATTCGAAAAACTGTCTTCAAAATTAATAACAGCATTAAATATCAATCCAATTCGTCATACATTAAATACTTCTGGAATCAGTAATTTTCCTGATGCGCAATACAGCATGGTGCGTTTGGGTATTGGATTGTATGGAGTTTCAAACGATCCTGCAGAACAGAAATATCTGGAAAATGTGGGAACGTTAAAATCCATAATTTCTCAAATTCGAACCATTCCAGCTGGTGACAGCGTAGGTTATGGACGCCGTTTTATGGCTGATCGAGAAACAAAAATTGCTACAATTCCAATTGGTTATGCAGACGGAATTTCGAGGTTATGGGGTAATGAAATAGGCTATGTAACAATCAAAAACCAGAAAGCAAAAATTGTTGGCAGTGTCTGTATGGATATGCTGATGGTTAATGTCAGCCATATCGATTGCAAAGAAGGCGACTCAGTAATTATTTTCGGCGAAAGCCCGACTGTAATAGAGATGGCTGTAGCGTTAAAAACGATTCCGTATGAGATAATGACGAGTATTTCGCAACGTGTTAAGAGGGTATTTTTTAGATAATATTAAGAATTTCCAATAAAATTGCGTATTTTCGATATTACTTAATTATAAATATAAACAGATACGATATGGGATTTTTTTCTGAATTTAAGGAATTTGCAATGAAAGGCAACGTGGTTGACCTGGCTGTCGGGGTGATCATTGGAGCTGCTTTTGGTAAAATTGTCAGCTCATTTATTGAAGATGTAATTACGCCATTGCTGTTGAAACCAGCTTTAGATGCTGCGCATTTATCGACTATTGAACAATTGACTGCTTTTGGAGGTGTAAAGTATGGAGTCTTTATATCGGCAGTAATTAACTTTATAATTGTGGCTTTTGTTTTATTCTTGATAATTAAGGGAATGAATCATGCAAAAAAGAAAGATGTTGCACCACCGCCTCCAGCTGGACCAACTCAAGAAGAATTATTGACACAGATTAGAGATTTACTGAAAAATAAATAAAAATATAATACCGCTACACTAAGTCTAACTTAACCGCCTTCTAAAGAGGCGGTTTTTTTACAAAATGTTTGTTTTATAACAATTTGTTATTTTTTGTGAATCACCTTGCCATAACTTTTATTATACTTACTTTTGCGATACAAATTAGATTAATTGATTATTTAAAAATATAAAAATGAGAATTGCAGTTGTAGGCGCTACTGGAATGGTAGGCGAAGTAATGCTTAAAGTATTAGCAGAAAGAAATTTTCCTGTTACAGAATTAATTCCTGTTGCATCAGAAAGATCAGTAGGAAAAGAAATCGAATACAAAGGAACTAAATATAAAGTAGTAGGATTACAGACAGCTGTTGATATGAAAGCTGATATTGCTGTT includes these proteins:
- the mscL gene encoding large conductance mechanosensitive channel protein MscL, with the translated sequence MGFFSEFKEFAMKGNVVDLAVGVIIGAAFGKIVSSFIEDVITPLLLKPALDAAHLSTIEQLTAFGGVKYGVFISAVINFIIVAFVLFLIIKGMNHAKKKDVAPPPPAGPTQEELLTQIRDLLKNK